From a single Helicovermis profundi genomic region:
- the rplD gene encoding 50S ribosomal protein L4 — MPKLDILNVSGEKIREIELNDNVYGIEVNEHVLYESVKNYLANQRQGTQSAKTRAEVRGGGKKPFRQKGTGRARQGTTRAPHFVGGGVAFAPKPRDYSYKLPKKVKQLALRSALSSKVNAGEIIILDSLKIDAPKTKEMIKILQNVKADKKALVVTLENNKNVYKSTTNIKGAKASFVGSLNVYEILKYNTLILTEEAAKKIEEVYA, encoded by the coding sequence GTGCCTAAGTTAGATATTCTAAATGTTTCTGGTGAAAAAATCAGAGAAATTGAATTAAACGATAACGTTTATGGAATAGAAGTGAATGAACATGTATTATATGAATCAGTTAAAAATTATTTAGCTAACCAAAGACAAGGAACTCAATCAGCTAAAACAAGAGCTGAAGTAAGAGGTGGCGGTAAAAAACCTTTTAGACAAAAAGGAACTGGTAGAGCTAGACAAGGAACAACTAGAGCGCCTCATTTTGTTGGTGGTGGTGTTGCATTTGCTCCAAAACCAAGAGATTATAGCTATAAATTACCTAAAAAGGTAAAGCAATTAGCATTAAGATCTGCATTAAGTTCTAAAGTTAATGCTGGAGAAATTATTATTTTAGATTCATTAAAAATTGATGCTCCAAAAACTAAAGAAATGATTAAGATTTTACAGAATGTAAAAGCGGATAAAAAAGCTTTAGTAGTAACTTTAGAAAACAATAAAAACGTTTATAAATCAACTACAAACATTAAGGGAGCAAAAGCTTCTTTCGTTGGTTCTTTAAATGTTTATGAAATATTAAAATATAACACTTTAATATTAACAGAAGAAGCAGCTAAGAAGATTGAGGAGGTATACGCATAA
- a CDS encoding IS1634 family transposase, with product MRLSTSKSKNATSLYVIKDITIKNKRTTKIVEKLGTEAQLREKLNGQDPYEWAKKYISELNKKEKENKVEIIAKFSETKQIPMDSKVHFNGGYLFLQDIYYDLGLHKISKQISDKYKFSFDLNSILSRLIYTRMLNPSSKLSSFKASNDFIEQPNFELQHIYRALEIISKESDFIESTVYKNSLKLSKRNTKVLYYDCTNYFFETEKADGLKQYGLSKEHRPNPIVQMGLFMDGDGIPLAFSIFDGNKNEQPSLKPLEKRILSDFDLSKFVVCTDAGLASNTNRIFNNKNDRAFIVTQSLKKLKKHLKDWALAPNGWHLSNETKNINLENIDHSSNNKAIYYKERWINENELPQKLIVTYSPKYRAYQEYIRSTQIQRAEKLVKKPSSINKKKQNDPKRFIDSIHCTNEGEIAEKQVLTINRDTISDEEKYDGFYGVCTNLDDNAETIIKVNKRRWEIEESFRILKTEFKARPVYLSRDDRIKAHFTTCFLSLLIYRLLEKKLDEKYTTKELIETLKNHNFMELKGEGYIPTYTRTDITDELHDKFGFRTDTQIISNAKMKKILKQTKK from the coding sequence ATGAGACTTTCAACTTCTAAATCAAAAAATGCTACTTCACTTTACGTTATTAAAGATATTACTATTAAAAATAAACGAACAACTAAAATTGTAGAAAAACTTGGTACTGAAGCACAATTACGTGAAAAATTAAATGGACAAGATCCTTATGAATGGGCAAAAAAATATATAAGTGAACTTAATAAAAAAGAAAAAGAAAATAAAGTTGAGATTATTGCTAAATTTTCTGAAACTAAACAAATACCAATGGATTCTAAGGTTCATTTCAATGGTGGATATCTTTTTTTACAAGATATTTATTATGATTTAGGCCTTCATAAAATTTCAAAGCAAATTTCTGATAAATATAAATTTTCTTTTGATTTAAACAGTATTCTTTCTAGACTCATTTATACTAGAATGCTTAATCCGTCTTCTAAGCTTTCTTCTTTTAAAGCCTCTAATGACTTTATTGAACAGCCTAATTTTGAATTACAGCATATTTATAGAGCTTTAGAAATAATTTCTAAAGAATCTGATTTTATTGAATCAACTGTTTATAAAAATAGTTTAAAATTATCTAAAAGAAATACAAAAGTGCTTTATTACGATTGTACAAATTATTTCTTTGAAACTGAAAAAGCCGATGGGTTAAAACAATATGGACTTTCCAAAGAACATCGCCCTAATCCAATTGTACAAATGGGATTATTTATGGATGGGGATGGCATACCACTTGCATTTTCTATATTTGATGGAAATAAAAATGAACAGCCAAGTTTAAAACCACTAGAAAAGCGCATATTATCTGATTTTGATTTATCTAAATTTGTTGTATGTACAGATGCAGGATTAGCATCTAATACCAATAGAATATTTAATAATAAAAACGATAGAGCTTTTATTGTTACACAATCATTAAAAAAGCTTAAAAAACATCTTAAAGATTGGGCTCTTGCCCCAAATGGATGGCATTTATCAAATGAGACAAAAAATATTAATTTAGAAAATATAGATCATTCTTCAAACAATAAAGCTATTTATTACAAAGAACGTTGGATAAATGAAAATGAATTACCACAAAAATTAATAGTAACATATTCACCAAAATATAGAGCTTATCAAGAGTACATTCGAAGCACTCAAATACAACGTGCAGAAAAACTTGTTAAAAAACCTTCTAGTATCAATAAAAAGAAACAGAATGATCCAAAGAGATTTATAGATTCTATTCACTGCACTAATGAAGGTGAAATCGCTGAAAAACAGGTACTTACAATAAATAGAGACACTATTTCTGATGAAGAAAAATATGATGGATTCTACGGAGTATGTACAAATCTTGATGATAATGCTGAAACAATTATTAAAGTAAATAAAAGAAGATGGGAAATAGAAGAATCATTTAGAATTCTAAAAACTGAGTTTAAAGCAAGACCAGTATATTTAAGTAGAGATGATAGAATAAAAGCTCATTTTACAACATGTTTTCTTTCTTTACTGATATATAGGCTTTTAGAAAAGAAGCTTGATGAAAAATACACTACAAAAGAATTAATAGAAACGTTAAAAAATCATAACTTTATGGAGTTAAAAGGCGAAGGATATATTCCGACATACACACGAACTGATATAACAGATGAATTACATGATAAATTTGGATTTAGAACGGATACCCAAATAATTAGTAATGCTAAAATGAAAAAAATATTAAAACAAACGAAAAAGTAA
- the rpsG gene encoding 30S ribosomal protein S7, giving the protein MPRKGNVPKREVLADPIYGSKKVTKLINQIMLDGKKGTAQRIVYGAFEIIAEKTGKNALEVFEEALNNIMPVLEVKARRVGGSNYQVPVEVRPARRNTLGLRWLVTYTRKRGERTMIDRLSKEIMDAANNTGASVKKREDTHKMAEANKAFAHYRW; this is encoded by the coding sequence GTGCCGAGAAAAGGAAATGTACCAAAAAGAGAAGTTTTAGCAGATCCTATATATGGATCTAAAAAGGTAACTAAGTTAATAAACCAAATTATGCTTGATGGAAAAAAAGGAACTGCACAAAGAATTGTGTACGGAGCTTTTGAAATTATAGCAGAAAAAACTGGAAAAAATGCTTTGGAAGTATTCGAAGAAGCGTTAAACAACATTATGCCAGTTTTAGAAGTAAAAGCAAGAAGAGTTGGTGGTTCAAACTATCAAGTGCCAGTAGAAGTTAGACCTGCAAGAAGAAATACTTTAGGGTTAAGATGGTTGGTTACTTACACTCGTAAAAGAGGCGAAAGAACTATGATTGATAGATTGTCAAAAGAAATCATGGATGCTGCAAACAATACTGGAGCGTCAGTTAAGAAGAGAGAAGATACACACAAAATGGCAGAAGCTAATAAGGCGTTTGCACATTATAGATGGTAA
- the rpsJ gene encoding 30S ribosomal protein S10 has protein sequence MASSQKIRIRLKSYDHKILDGSAIKIVETAKRTGAEVSGPVPLPTKKEIITVIRAVHKYKDSREQFEMRTHKRLIDILSPTPKTVDALMKLDLPAGVDIEIKL, from the coding sequence ATGGCAAGTAGTCAAAAAATCAGAATAAGGTTAAAATCGTATGATCACAAAATTTTAGATGGATCAGCAATTAAAATTGTTGAAACTGCTAAAAGAACAGGAGCAGAGGTATCAGGTCCGGTACCACTACCAACTAAAAAAGAAATTATTACAGTTATTAGGGCCGTACACAAATATAAGGACTCTAGAGAGCAATTCGAAATGAGAACTCACAAGAGACTTATTGATATTTTAAGTCCAACGCCAAAAACTGTTGATGCTCTAATGAAATTAGACTTACCAGCAGGTGTGGATATTGAAATCAAATTATAG
- the tuf gene encoding elongation factor Tu, producing MAKQTFERNKPHVNIGTIGHVDHGKTTLTAAITKVLFEKYQLGEKVDFDNIDKAPEERERGITISTAHVEYETPKRHYAHVDCPGHADYVKNMITGAAQMDGSILVVSAADGPMPQTREHILLSRQVGVPYIVVFLNKCDMVDDEELLELVEMEIRELLDAYDFPGDDTPIVRGSALKALQGEPEWAEKIIELFEIIDEYVPEPERDTDKPFLMPVEDVFSITGRGTVATGRIERGIVKVSEEVELVGLAEEKRKVVVTGVEMFRKLLAEGRAGDNVGLLLRGIQRAEIERGQVLSKPGSVNPHTKFEAQVYVLKKEEGGRHTPFFNGYRPQFFFRTTDVTGAAQLPEGVEMCMPGDNIEMTIELISPIAIEEGLKFSIREGGRTVGAGSVIKIIE from the coding sequence ATGGCAAAGCAAACGTTTGAGAGAAATAAGCCACATGTAAATATTGGAACAATAGGACACGTAGACCATGGTAAAACAACATTAACAGCAGCAATAACAAAAGTATTATTTGAGAAGTATCAATTAGGTGAAAAAGTAGATTTTGATAATATCGATAAAGCGCCAGAAGAGAGAGAAAGAGGTATTACAATATCAACAGCTCACGTTGAGTATGAAACACCAAAGAGACACTACGCACACGTGGATTGCCCAGGCCATGCTGACTATGTAAAGAACATGATTACAGGAGCAGCACAAATGGACGGATCGATTTTAGTAGTATCAGCAGCAGATGGACCAATGCCTCAAACTAGAGAGCATATCTTATTATCAAGACAAGTTGGAGTACCATATATCGTAGTATTCTTAAACAAGTGTGATATGGTAGATGATGAAGAATTATTAGAGTTAGTAGAAATGGAAATCAGAGAATTATTAGATGCATATGATTTTCCAGGAGATGATACTCCAATCGTAAGAGGATCAGCTCTAAAAGCATTACAAGGCGAACCAGAATGGGCAGAAAAAATCATTGAATTATTTGAAATAATTGATGAGTATGTTCCAGAGCCAGAAAGAGATACAGATAAACCTTTCTTAATGCCAGTAGAAGACGTGTTCTCAATAACAGGAAGAGGAACAGTAGCTACAGGAAGAATAGAAAGAGGAATTGTAAAAGTATCAGAAGAAGTAGAGTTAGTAGGACTTGCAGAAGAAAAAAGAAAAGTAGTAGTAACAGGCGTAGAAATGTTCAGAAAACTTCTAGCAGAAGGCAGAGCAGGAGATAACGTAGGATTATTACTAAGAGGAATTCAAAGAGCTGAAATTGAAAGAGGTCAAGTACTTTCAAAACCAGGTTCAGTAAATCCACATACAAAATTTGAAGCACAAGTATATGTATTAAAGAAAGAAGAAGGCGGAAGACATACACCATTCTTTAATGGATATAGACCACAATTTTTCTTTAGAACAACAGACGTAACAGGAGCAGCACAACTTCCAGAGGGAGTAGAAATGTGTATGCCTGGAGATAATATAGAAATGACAATTGAATTAATATCACCAATCGCAATTGAAGAAGGCTTAAAATTCTCAATACGTGAAGGTGGAAGAACAGTAGGAGCTGGATCAGTAATAAAAATTATTGAGTAA
- a CDS encoding ribosomal L7Ae/L30e/S12e/Gadd45 family protein — MLEFEEEKVRVGVKQSLKAILDDKVVKVYIAKDAEQYVTRRVIELANRSSVEIVFINTMKELGNACKIDVGAATAVIIK, encoded by the coding sequence ATGCTTGAGTTTGAAGAAGAAAAGGTACGAGTTGGTGTTAAGCAATCGTTAAAAGCTATTTTAGATGATAAAGTAGTGAAGGTATATATTGCAAAAGATGCAGAGCAATATGTAACTAGAAGAGTAATAGAACTTGCAAATAGAAGTTCAGTTGAAATTGTATTTATTAATACAATGAAAGAACTTGGAAATGCATGTAAAATTGACGTTGGTGCTGCTACAGCAGTTATTATAAAATAA
- the fusA gene encoding elongation factor G, producing MSRAFPLERTRNIGIMAHIDAGKTTTTERVLYYSGITHKIGETHDGASQMDWMEQEQERGITITSAATTCQWQDHRINIIDTPGHVDFTVEVERSLRVLDGSVAVFCAKGGVEPQSETVWRQAVTYGVPRMAFVNKMDITGADFLRVVGMMKDRLKANAVPLQLPIGAENDFVGIITLLDMKAVMYRDDLGEEIEIVEIPEDMRELAEEYREKLVESVSETDEALMEKYLEGEEITADEIKVAVRKATIDNVMVPVFCGSAYKNKGVKMLLDAVIDYLPAPIDVPAIKGTTIDGEEDERPSDDSAPFSALAFKIMTDPFVGRLSFFRVYSGTLDSGSYVFNSTKEKKERVGRILQMHANKREEISKVYSGDIAAAIGLKYTTTGDTLCDQDNPIILESMEFPDPVISVAIEPKTKASQEKMGIALSKLAEEDPTFKTFTDKETGQVIISGMGELHLEIIVDRLLREFKVEANVGAPQVAYKETIKKAVQVEYKHSKQSGGKGQYGHVKIKVTPGKPGEGYTFVNSVTGGTVPREYIEPANQGIQGALKSGFLAGYEIVDLHVELYDGSYHDVDSSEMAFKLAGSMALREAMRKGGAVLLEPYMSVEVVVPEEYLGDVMGDISSRRGQLEGMEVVHGNQVIRAHVPLSEMFGYSTDLRSKSQGRGNYTMQFSHYEQVPNNIAEDIIGEKQ from the coding sequence GTGTCAAGAGCTTTTCCTTTAGAGAGAACGAGAAACATTGGTATCATGGCTCACATCGATGCGGGTAAAACAACAACTACAGAAAGAGTTTTATATTATTCTGGTATAACTCATAAAATAGGTGAAACGCATGATGGTGCATCTCAGATGGACTGGATGGAGCAAGAGCAGGAAAGAGGTATTACAATTACTTCTGCTGCGACTACATGCCAATGGCAAGATCATAGAATAAATATTATAGATACTCCTGGCCACGTTGACTTTACAGTTGAAGTTGAAAGATCATTAAGAGTCTTAGATGGATCTGTAGCAGTTTTTTGTGCAAAAGGTGGCGTTGAGCCACAATCTGAAACTGTTTGGAGACAAGCTGTTACTTACGGAGTACCTAGAATGGCGTTTGTTAACAAAATGGATATCACAGGTGCTGACTTCTTAAGAGTTGTTGGTATGATGAAAGATAGACTTAAAGCAAATGCAGTACCACTACAACTTCCAATCGGAGCTGAAAATGATTTCGTAGGTATTATTACACTTCTTGATATGAAAGCTGTAATGTATAGAGATGATTTAGGTGAAGAAATAGAAATAGTTGAAATACCTGAGGATATGAGAGAATTAGCTGAAGAGTACAGAGAAAAGCTTGTTGAATCTGTTTCAGAAACAGATGAAGCTCTTATGGAAAAATACCTTGAAGGTGAAGAAATAACTGCTGATGAAATTAAAGTTGCGGTTAGAAAGGCAACAATTGATAATGTTATGGTTCCGGTTTTCTGTGGATCTGCTTATAAAAACAAAGGTGTTAAAATGCTTTTAGATGCTGTAATTGATTATCTTCCAGCGCCTATTGATGTTCCTGCAATTAAAGGAACAACTATAGATGGTGAAGAAGATGAAAGACCATCTGACGATTCTGCACCATTTTCAGCACTTGCATTCAAAATAATGACTGACCCATTTGTTGGAAGACTTTCATTCTTTAGAGTATATTCGGGAACATTAGATTCTGGTTCTTATGTATTTAACTCGACAAAAGAGAAAAAAGAGAGAGTTGGTAGAATACTTCAAATGCATGCTAATAAAAGAGAAGAAATTTCAAAAGTATATTCTGGAGATATTGCTGCTGCAATTGGTCTTAAATATACAACTACAGGTGATACCTTATGTGATCAAGATAATCCAATTATCTTAGAATCAATGGAGTTCCCTGATCCAGTTATTAGTGTTGCAATTGAACCAAAGACAAAAGCATCTCAAGAAAAAATGGGTATTGCTTTATCTAAACTTGCTGAAGAAGATCCTACATTTAAAACTTTTACTGACAAAGAAACAGGTCAGGTAATCATCTCTGGTATGGGTGAATTGCACTTAGAGATTATAGTAGATAGATTACTTAGAGAATTTAAAGTAGAAGCTAATGTTGGTGCTCCTCAAGTAGCTTATAAAGAAACAATTAAAAAAGCTGTTCAAGTTGAGTACAAACATTCTAAGCAATCAGGTGGTAAAGGTCAATATGGACATGTTAAAATCAAAGTTACTCCAGGTAAGCCAGGCGAAGGTTATACCTTTGTTAATAGTGTTACAGGTGGAACGGTTCCAAGAGAATATATTGAACCTGCAAACCAAGGTATACAAGGAGCACTTAAAAGTGGTTTCTTAGCTGGTTATGAAATTGTTGATTTACATGTTGAACTATATGATGGATCATATCATGATGTCGATTCATCTGAGATGGCATTTAAACTTGCTGGTTCTATGGCACTTAGAGAAGCTATGAGAAAAGGTGGAGCTGTTTTACTTGAACCTTATATGAGTGTTGAAGTAGTCGTTCCAGAAGAGTATCTTGGTGACGTAATGGGTGATATTAGTTCTAGACGTGGTCAACTTGAAGGTATGGAAGTTGTTCATGGTAATCAAGTTATCAGAGCGCATGTTCCGCTTTCTGAAATGTTTGGTTACTCTACTGATTTAAGAAGTAAATCACAAGGTAGAGGTAACTATACAATGCAGTTCAGTCATTATGAACAAGTTCCAAATAATATCGCTGAAGATATTATTGGAGAAAAACAATAA
- the rplC gene encoding 50S ribosomal protein L3, whose product MNTILGRKIGMTQIFNEDGTVVPVTVVEAGPLKVIQIKTLENDGYTAIQVGFGKKKNKVNKPTKGHFEKAGVELMRHLAEIRVDDVSGYTLGQEIKADIFEAGMKVDASGTSKGKGTQGPIRRWNQSRGPETHGSKHHRLKGSIGAASYPGRVIKGTHMAGKMGNEKVTIQNLEVVKVDADKNLLLIKGAIPGPKGGLLRIQKAIKASK is encoded by the coding sequence ATGAACACAATTTTAGGAAGAAAAATAGGAATGACACAAATCTTTAACGAAGATGGTACAGTTGTTCCGGTTACTGTTGTAGAGGCTGGTCCTTTAAAAGTAATACAAATCAAAACTCTTGAGAATGATGGTTACACAGCTATTCAAGTTGGATTTGGAAAGAAAAAAAATAAAGTTAACAAACCTACTAAAGGTCATTTTGAAAAAGCTGGTGTGGAGCTTATGAGACATTTAGCAGAAATTAGAGTTGATGATGTGTCTGGATATACTTTAGGACAAGAAATCAAAGCTGATATTTTTGAAGCAGGGATGAAAGTTGATGCTTCAGGAACTTCTAAGGGTAAAGGAACTCAAGGACCTATTAGAAGATGGAATCAAAGTAGAGGACCAGAGACACATGGTTCGAAGCATCACAGACTTAAAGGATCAATTGGAGCAGCTTCATATCCTGGTAGAGTAATTAAGGGAACACATATGGCTGGTAAAATGGGTAACGAGAAAGTTACTATCCAAAATTTAGAAGTTGTTAAAGTAGACGCTGATAAGAATTTATTACTTATCAAAGGTGCAATTCCAGGACCAAAAGGCGGATTACTTAGAATTCAAAAAGCAATAAAAGCAAGTAAGTAA
- the rpsL gene encoding 30S ribosomal protein S12 produces the protein MPTINQLVRKSRKKMVEKSTSPALQRTFNSLKREPVKQNSPQKRGVCTSVKTITPKKPNSALRKVARVRLTNGLEVTAYIPGIGHNLQEHSVVLIRGGRIKDLPGVRYHIVRGVLDTSGVADRMQSRSKYGAKVPKKKKS, from the coding sequence ATGCCTACTATAAATCAATTAGTTCGTAAAAGTAGAAAGAAAATGGTTGAAAAATCAACTTCTCCAGCTTTACAAAGAACATTTAATTCATTAAAGAGAGAACCGGTTAAACAAAATTCTCCTCAAAAAAGAGGTGTTTGTACATCTGTAAAAACAATCACTCCTAAAAAGCCGAACTCTGCGCTTAGAAAAGTAGCTAGAGTTAGACTTACAAATGGATTAGAGGTTACTGCTTACATCCCTGGAATTGGACACAATTTACAAGAACATAGTGTTGTTCTAATCAGAGGTGGAAGAATTAAAGACTTACCTGGTGTTAGATACCATATTGTTAGAGGTGTACTTGATACTTCAGGTGTTGCAGATAGAATGCAATCTAGATCTAAATATGGAGCTAAAGTACCTAAGAAGAAGAAAAGTTAG